CCCATCCTTCCAATAGAACCATTCGCGTGTCAGCGTTTCGTCGGTCCGGCCGTCCATGTACGTCGTCACCTTCGACTCAAGATAATAGTTTTCCAACTGCTGATCCACCTCCGATGCGTTCTCGATCACTGCCTCCTTGCTGATATCTTCCGACGCCTCAGCCTGATTTCCTGAAGCCGCCGTCGTCTCCGTCTTATCCTCGGTCTGCTGATCCATTGGAGCACCTGCTCTCTCTTCTGATGTGCAGGCCCCGAGCATCAGCAGCACTCCGATCAGTACTGCTGGAATGAACTTCCGGTTCATCCTCTCCCTCCTTATTCTATCTCCTTCTTATCTTGTCACAAATTTACTTTATAGAATAAAGTATACATTAAAACACCATATATTATTACAATTTTCTGAAAATATGGGTCTTGTTGATACAATTTTATTTATGCCGTAACTTAATACATGCATAAATCATCCTTTTGACTTATTTTATAGGAAAGAGTGCACGGTTGTTGATAATTGCTGACATCTGTCGAATAATGGAAAATAAGCAGGCGCCTACTGATGTCCACACACCTTTGAGCCTTTAGGATAAGAAATTCTGATCGAGGGAGAGAAATATGAAGCGGTTCATTAATAAGCTGAAGCGGCCCAAGCTCCGGGGCATGAAATGGAATAAACGTATCGGAAAACCCGGCTGGCTCTTTAAGAAGATCCGGCGGTCCGCAGCCGCTTTCATCCAGCGCAGGCGGCAACAGAAAAAATTTCGGGAGACGGCACTTCACCAGTACTATTGGCAGTTCACGAATGAACAGCTGCAGGAGATGCATGACCGGACCGATTCGATGCGGACCCAGGGAGCCATCAAGCGGCTGATGAAGCAGCGGGGCTACAAATACGACTTCGAAGTCGATCTGTTCGTTCCGAATGATGCCGCCAAAGTGGAGAAGAGCGGGAAGGTCCACCTGCTCGAGAACCGGAAGATCCGAAGCTATGAGGAGATCGAATCCCAGCTGCGGGCGCGGGAAGAGGAAAAGGGATAGACCAAAAAACCCAGGCAGAGATGCCTGGGTTGATTCATGATCAGCTGATGATTGCGTTGTTCACGACCGCTTCCGGCTTTGCACCGAGGATCAGCAGGAATATTTCCGGCGCATCCGTATGCCTGTTCCTGTTGAGCAGGTCGCAGAACACTTCAAATCCCGGTGTCTTCTGGAGTTTCTCCACTTCATCGATGAGGATGTTCAGTACGGACAGCTTGATGAAGGCCGGCTGCGGTTCACGCGTCCCTCCCGTAATGAGGTCCGCAAGGTATCTGTACTTCACCTGAAGCTGTCTGGCGAAGCTTGTGACATGCTCGATTCTTGCGTAGAGTTCCGGGTGGTCTGTACTGATTGTGCAGAGGTCCTTCTGTACCTGATTGATGGTTTCCTGATTTGCATACATATATGTCCGCCCCCTATAGATTCCATGGTTTTTCGATGCTGATGTTCGTCGTCAGCTCTTTGCTGTGGTTACGGCGCTCCCGGCGCATGGCCGTACGCTGTGCGTTGGATTCATAGAGATATTTCTCCTCATCGGTTTCAGGCACGATGCCCGGTACCGGAATCGGACGCTTCGTCTCCTCATCGAGTGCAACGAAAGTGAGGAAAGCCGTCGCCGCCACTTTCCTATCCTCCGTCACGAGGTCCTCGGTGATGACCTTGCAGAACACTTCCATGCTGTGGTTGCCGGTCGAAGTCACGAATGCCTCGATGCATACGGATTCTGCCTGTGTGATGGGATGCAGGAAGTCGATGGAGTCGATGGAAGCCGTCACGCATTCCTTCACCCTTGCATGCCTTCTTGCCGCGAGTGACGCGACATTATCTATGCGCTTCATCAATACGCCGCCGAACAGCGTATCGTAGTTGTTCAAATCATTCGCAAACACCTGGTCGATGCTGATCACTTTACTGTCTTTTGGATTTTTGAAATCTGCCATAATGTTTCTACCTCTCATTCATCTGATGGACCCATCCTACACCTTGAAAACCCTTTCCAGAAAATAGTGGTATTTCATGGGGTCCATAGATAAAAACTATGAAAGCGGTATTAGGTGCTATTCATAGTACTGCTGGAAGAACTTCAGCCATTCCTTCGTGATGAAGTTCATGTAGCGGTCGCGGTTCCATATGACGCCGAGCCGCCATTTCAGCACCGGCTCATGGATGTCCACCGTCACCGAGGAACTCTTGAGCAGTGCCGCAACGCTTTCAGGCAGGATGCAGACACCAAGCTCCGCATTGATCATCTCCTCGATGAAGTGCCACTGGGCGGTGTTCGAGACGACCTTCGGTGTAAACCCTGCATTCTTGCATGCGGAAGTGATGATTTCATTCAAATAGAAATCCTCGTTGAACATGATGAAATGCTCATTCTTGAGTACCTTCAGATCGATGGAATCCTCATCTGCAAGCGGATGATCCTTATGCACCACAAGCTTCATCGGTTCCGTCAGGAAATTGAAGGCATCGAAGTCCTCCCCCTCTGTCGGCAGCACCGTAATGCCGATGTCGATCGTGTCCTGCCTAAGCCGCGTCTCTATCGTGCCGCTGCCGCTCTCGATCAGCTGGAACGTGATCTCAGGGTATAGTTCATGGAAGTCCTTGACGATGCCCATCAGCCTGCCGACATCCATGATCGGTGGCAGCCCGATCTTTATTTCCCCCTGGCGCATGCCGACCATGTTCTTCAGATCATTCTTCAGCTCCGAATGCCGGCGCAGTATCTCCTCGCACTGGTCGTAGAACACCTTGCCCGCATCCGTCAGCACGAACTTCCTCCGGTTGCGGTCGAACAGCTGCATCCCGAGCTCCGTCTCCACATCGTGGATTGCCTTGCTGATCGTCGGCTGCGATATGTACAGCTGGTTGGACGCCTCCGTCATGCTGCCGTGTCGTACGATGGCGGCAAAATAGCGCATATGCTTGATGTCCATTTGAAACACTCCCCCTCACTCTCATTTTACAAAGACCTTTCATATTATATACCCTTTCATTCCCAAGTGAACAAAAAAATCCAGAGAGATATTCGCCCTTGATCCCATGCGCGACTGTCACTATAAATATTTCAAATGTTTAGATAATTTCAATTCGGAAATCTATTAGTAAATGGACTTATAGATGAAAGCTGCATCCAAATATAAGGAGGCGAAGCATATGAGCAGGAAAGAAAGAGTGTGGTATGAAGAGAGCGGCGACAGGCTCGATCCGGGCCTGATCGAACAGCTGCGCAAGGACCAGAGGAATGTCTACCAGGCAACGGGAACGAGTGAAATCCCGATCATCATAAAATGCAGACAGGGATGCCGCGACGAGGAGAAGGATGACCTTTTCCAGAAATGCAATGTCGATTCCCATAACCATCTGGACCAGGAAATGCGCATCATCAACAGCATGAAGGGGACGCTGACACCGGACAAGATCAGGCAGATCAAAGATCACGAGGCCATCGAACGGATATACTATGACCGCCCGGTCTCGGCATACCTGGATATTACGGATTCGCAGATCGGGTCCGCACAGGTCAGGACCGACCATAACCTCAGCGGTAAAGGGGTGACGATTGCCGTGCTCGATACCGGCATCCACCCCCATGATGACTTGACCACACCTGAAAACCGCATCATCGCCTTTCATGACGTCATCAATGGAGAGACGGAGCCTTATGATGATAACGGCCATGGCACCCACTGCGCCGGAGATGCAGCAGGGAACGGCACAATGTCGGATGGTGAATACAAGGGACCTGCACCGGAGGCCTCCATCGTCGGGGTAAAGGTGTTGAATGGTTCAGGCGGCGGCAACCTGTCCAACATCATCGAAGGCATCGAATGGTGCATGGAAAATAAAGAAGAATACGGTATACAGATCCTCTCCCTGTCACTCGGTTCGGAAGCCTACGAATCATTCAGGAGGGACCCTCTGTCACTGGCAGCACAGGAAGCATGGCAGGCCGGCATGATCGTATGTGCCGCAGCCGGCAACAGCGGTCCGGCACCGTCCACCATCGGCACCCCGGCCATCAATCCATTCATCATCACCGTCGGTGCAGCAGACGACCGGGATACAGTCGAACGTTCGGACGATGAAATTGCCGAATACTCCAGCCGCGGACCGACCATCGACCAGTTCGTCAAACCAGACATCTATGCGCCCGGCACAAACATCGTCTCACTGCTGTCACCCGATTCTACAGTAGCAGCCGAACGCGCCGAACAGATCGTCGATGAACATTATATCCAGATGTCCGGCACATCCATGGCCACACCGATATGTGCAGGCGTCATCGCCCTCATGCTTGAAGCAAATCCAGACTTGAGCCCGAATGATGTGAAGAGCATCCTCCAGATGACCGGCGACCCGGCATTCGGCAGCGGATGGGGCTACATCGATGCACAACTCGCTGTCGAAATGGCACTCCGCCAGGCAGAAGATCGCCAAGCCTCCGCTTCAGCAGACGGGCAGTGATGAATGAAAATGGGGTGTGGGGGTTTTATTCACAGTGGGAAGCGCTCCGACTGTGAGTTAAGTCTCCAACTCACCCTCGCAGGCAAAACGACGGCAAGTTAACGTCCCAACTCACCGTCGCAGGCAAAACGATGGCAAGTTAACCCTCCAACTCACCGTCGCAGGCAAAACGATGGCAAGTTAAGTCTCCAATTCACCGTCGCAGACGAAACGACGGCAAGTTAAGCCTCCAATTCACCGTCGCAGACAGAACGATGGCAAGTTAACGCCCCAATTCACCGTCGCAG
The sequence above is drawn from the Salinicoccus roseus genome and encodes:
- a CDS encoding acyl-CoA thioesterase, with translation MADFKNPKDSKVISIDQVFANDLNNYDTLFGGVLMKRIDNVASLAARRHARVKECVTASIDSIDFLHPITQAESVCIEAFVTSTGNHSMEVFCKVITEDLVTEDRKVAATAFLTFVALDEETKRPIPVPGIVPETDEEKYLYESNAQRTAMRRERRNHSKELTTNISIEKPWNL
- a CDS encoding LysR family transcriptional regulator; this encodes MDIKHMRYFAAIVRHGSMTEASNQLYISQPTISKAIHDVETELGMQLFDRNRRKFVLTDAGKVFYDQCEEILRRHSELKNDLKNMVGMRQGEIKIGLPPIMDVGRLMGIVKDFHELYPEITFQLIESGSGTIETRLRQDTIDIGITVLPTEGEDFDAFNFLTEPMKLVVHKDHPLADEDSIDLKVLKNEHFIMFNEDFYLNEIITSACKNAGFTPKVVSNTAQWHFIEEMINAELGVCILPESVAALLKSSSVTVDIHEPVLKWRLGVIWNRDRYMNFITKEWLKFFQQYYE
- a CDS encoding S8 family peptidase; its protein translation is MSRKERVWYEESGDRLDPGLIEQLRKDQRNVYQATGTSEIPIIIKCRQGCRDEEKDDLFQKCNVDSHNHLDQEMRIINSMKGTLTPDKIRQIKDHEAIERIYYDRPVSAYLDITDSQIGSAQVRTDHNLSGKGVTIAVLDTGIHPHDDLTTPENRIIAFHDVINGETEPYDDNGHGTHCAGDAAGNGTMSDGEYKGPAPEASIVGVKVLNGSGGGNLSNIIEGIEWCMENKEEYGIQILSLSLGSEAYESFRRDPLSLAAQEAWQAGMIVCAAAGNSGPAPSTIGTPAINPFIITVGAADDRDTVERSDDEIAEYSSRGPTIDQFVKPDIYAPGTNIVSLLSPDSTVAAERAEQIVDEHYIQMSGTSMATPICAGVIALMLEANPDLSPNDVKSILQMTGDPAFGSGWGYIDAQLAVEMALRQAEDRQASASADGQ